CCGCCTATGAACTTTGTGGCCGAATGCACAACAATATCAGCGCCGTATTCAAAGGGGCGCAGCAGGTAAGGGGTCGCGAAAGTATTGTCGACAATCACAGGAATACCGTTTCTATGGGCTATATCGGCAACGGCGCGAATATCGACGATACTGGAATTGGGGTTTCCGAGGGTTTCAAAAAAGATTGCTTTGGTGTTGGGCCTGATTGCATTTTCAAAGTTCCTGGGTTCGTCGGGGTCAACAAAGGTCACGTCAATGCCGAAGTCTTTGAAGGTATGCGCAAATAAGTTATATGTACCTCCATACAGCGTGTTGGCAGCAACGATGTGATCCCCTGAACGGGCAATGGTCTGAATAGCATATGTAACTGCTGCCGCACCGCTGGATAACGCCAAAGCCCCAACGCCGCCTTCCAGCGCTGCCATACGCTTTTCAAATACATCCGATGTCGGATTCATAATGCGGGAATAGATATTTCCGGGTTCCGTAAGTCCAAATCTTCCGGCGGCTTGGGCTGAGTTTGCAAATACATAGGACGAGGTTTGATAAATCGGAACTGCCCTCGCATCAGTCGCCGGATCAGGGTGTTCTTGCCCTGCATGTACCTGGAGGGTTTCAAAATGGTAAGTTCTTTTTTCTGCCATATCATTCACTCCTAATCATTATAAATCATATAGAAATAATAAGAAATAGTTGTGCAATTTCCCCGGAAATCAAAATTCAGATATCGCGCTTCCGCTTTATCCTTTCGCTTTATCCTGTAGTTTTTTGTACTGTATATTTACGAGATCCTCTAATGTAATATTGTCGACTACATTGCTGACTGCTTCATCAATTTTTTTCCATACTTCCAGTGTTGCGCAGAATTCACTGCGAGGGCATTGATTAGGATTATCCTCCATACAAGCTACAGGAACAAGGCTGCCCTCAATCAGCCGCAGAATCATACCTACCGTATATTCACTGGCTGGCCGGGCAAGCTTATAACCGCCTTGTGGACCCCGAATGCTTTTGACATATCCTGCTCTGCTTAATACTGTGATAATCTGTTCCAAATACTTATTTGAAATTCCTTGGCGTTCTGCAATCATTTTAATTGGCGAATATTCATCGTTATGCATAGCCAAATCAAGCATCATTCGTAATGCGTATCTGCCTCTGGTAGAAATCTTCATGATATCACTTCCCGTAAATCATATTATACCATATGAAAACCGGGAATTCCATCCACTCTTCTTACCAGTTACGTCAAATGTTATGCGGTTGGTCAGGTTCATATTCATCTTTGTCAAAAATATTATTAATCTTATATGTATAATAATAATCCTTTACTGGGGTTTGTCAATACTTATCTTATTATTTTTATAAAAATTATATATTTTAGGAGACACATCAGTTAATTTATGTGCGTATTTACACCTTCATTAGAGGATATTAGTATAAATAATGTATTATAAAATAAAAAATTTCATAAAAAGACAAGTATTAGAATACAAAATTTTAGTAGTTTGGGCAAAAATAATGAATTTGCCGCGTCCACTATTGACATTCTAATTAGTAAATCATATAATTTCTATAAAAATACTATGAATTATGAAATATCTGCGAGAGAGGGGATACCCAGAATGAAAAACAGAAAACTCCTCATCTTAAAAGATAATATGGATTGTAATTGTGTTATGGGTATGCAGATGTTCTGTATGCCCTATTGTTATATGTGCAATTTGCTTACCATCGGATAATTCTATCCTTGTTTGATTTACAGCCGGGATAAGAATTATCCCGGCTGATTTTATTTTAGCTTAAATGCAACTTATCTCCGCAATTTCAGTGGAAAGGAGAAGTACGTCATGCCTGTTGACAAACGCGATGATGTTACAGATAGATATATTCAAATTTCAGATTTACATAAAACATTTCACTCACATGGCAGTTCGCTTCAAGTGCTAAAGGGAATTAATTTAACGGTTCGCAAAGGAGAAATATTTGGGATCATTGGATTCAGCGGAGCGGGGAAGTCCACGCTTGCCAGATGTATAAATCGGCTTGAAACGCCGGATTCAGGCAGTATCAAAGTAGGAGGCGTTGACATTCTCAGCCTTTCAAAAAAGGAACTGCTGCGAGAGAGAAAGAAAATTGGCATGATTTTTCAAACATTTAATCTGTTTGAATCCAAAAACGTATATCGCAACATTGCGTACCCATTGGAAATAAGCGGAATCCCAAAAGCAGAAATTCGGCGAAGAGTCTTGGAAACAGCAGAACTTGTCGGCTTGTCTGATAAGTTGGATGCCTATCCGGGAGGATTATCCGGGGGCCAAAAACAACGTGTGGGGATTGCGCGGGCATTGGTAAATCGTCCGGAACTGTTGCTAAGCGATGAAGCAACCTCTGCGCTTGACCCTCAGACTACTCTGCAAATTCTGGATTTGCTAAAAGAAATCAACCGCGCTACAGGTATCACTATTTTAATGATTACGCACGAATTGGACGCCATTCGATATACTTGCGAGCGAATGGCAGTTCTGGAGGATGGAAAAATCACCGAAGTTGGCTCAGTCCGGGAAATTTTCAGCAATCCCCATAGCCGTACGGGAGCTCTGTTTGCGCAGGTGTTTACAGAGTTTCAGCAAACGATGGAGATGGAAAACGGCAGTGGCATTTAATAGTTTGTATTTAATCAATCATCGCAAGGGGTGATAATGTGAGCTTGCTGGATACACCGCTTTGGGAAGTAATAAAAGGTTCTTTTGCGCCGGAAATATGGGTGCGGTTGGCGCCGGCTATTTTGGAAACTTTGTATATGACGGCGCTTTCTTCCGCCATAATGCTGGTGTTTGGCCTTTTGCTCGGGATTCTGCTGACTGTAACCAATCCCGATGGGTTGGTACCTATGAAGATTTTGTATGCCGGGTCAGGCTGGCTGATTAATTGCCTGCGATCTCTCCCGCAGATGATTATGATTATTCTCATGATTCCAGTTGCGCGTCTTCTATTCGGGAAATCATATGGCACCAACGCCTGCATAATAGCCATTGCTGCCAGTTGCATTCCCATGTATGCGCGAATTGTGGAAAGCAGTCTGCTTGAAATTTCAAAAGGTAAGATTGAAGCCGCGAAGTCCATTGGCAGTACGAATTTTCAAATCATATTTCGCGTATTGCTGCCTGAAACTTTGCCTTCCTTAATTCGTGGATTTACTGTGGCTGTTATCGCCGTCATTTCGATGACTGCGCTTGCGGGTATGTTTGGAGCCGGAGGTATCGGGGATATCGCGGTGCGTTTTGGCTACCAGCGTTTTCAGCATGACGTTCTGTTTGCGTCGGTTTACGTTTTGATTATTCTTGTCCAACTGGTTCAGTGGATTGGGAATTTTACATCGAAGCAAATCTTGAAAAAGAGAAACCTTATTTGAATTTTGGAGGGAAAAGAGTATGAAAAAACACAATGCGGGCCTTGTTATCCTTATATTGTCCTTGACATTGGGCTTTATTACCGGGTGCAGCAATAAAGGCGCGACTGCGAACACCAGCGAAAACTCATCATCAGATCAGAAAAAAGTAACGATTAAGGGTATCGCTGACTTGGTTCCTCATTCCGAGCTTATTAAATATGTAACTCCCAAGCTGGCAGAGCAGGGGATTATTGTGGAACTGGTTGCAACGAGCGCAGATACCACCACCAATGAGAAACTTGCAAAAGGGGAAATTGACTTTAACTATTTTCAGCATGAGCCTTATCTTCAGGAATGGAATAAGGCAAATGGGTATGATCTTGTGAATGCGGGAGATATCCATGTAGAGCCAATCACAGCATACTCCGATAAATACAGCTCAAAAGAGGATATTCCAGATAATGCGGTTGTGGCAGTCCCGAACGACGGCACTAACGAATATAGGGCCTTGCGCATTCTTGAAGAAAACGGGTTTATAAAGCTTAATGCTAAAACCGCGAATTCTTTGAGTGCTTCGGTATCGGATATCGAGAAATATCTGCGACCGATAAAGATTGTTGAGCTTGATTCAGCGCAGATTATCCCTACAAAAGACGACTATGATTTCTTTATTACTAATACGAATAAGGCGCTGGAAGCAAAAATTACTTCGAAAAGGCTCTTCAGCGAAGGCAGCGACAGCCCTTATGCGAATATCATCGCCGTTAGGAAAGAAGACGTGAATAATCCAGCCATCGTCGCTTTGGTGAAAGCGCTCCAGTCCGAAGATACCAGAAAGTACATCGAAAAGACTTATGGCGGGGCAGTAATTCCTGCAAAGCTGGATAAATAAGGCCATTAATTATCGAAAGGGTTGATTGTTTTGGCACACTACAAACATATTGAATCGGCAGTTATTCACGGCGGCATTTATGGAGACATAGCCACCGGAGCGGTAAACACCCCCATTTTCCAAACTTCCACCTTTGAGCAGGACGGTTTGGGCAAGCTGCGCTCAAAGTGGGAATATTCACGAACCGGTAACCCCACGAGAGCGGCTTTGGAGGCTCTGATTGCAGAGTTGGAGGGTGGGTCACATGGTTTTGCTTTTTCTTCCGGTATGGCAGCGATTGATGCAGTCCTTCATCTCTTCAAATCAGGCGACAGCGTTATTATCTCCAGTAACGTGTATGGCGGAACCTATCGTATTCTGGACAAAGTCTTTAAGCAATATGGACTGCGCTATAAGATTGTGGACACGACTGACTTAACAGCGGTCGAAAACGCCTTTACTTCTGACGTAAAAGCTATGCTGCTTGAATCACCGGCCAATCCTCTGCTGACAGTTACGGATATTGCGGCGGCGGCCGAGATAGCGAGAAAAAACGGCGCGCTGACTATAGTGGATAACACCTTTATGACGCCGTATCTCCAGCGCCCCTTGGAGCTTGGTGCGGATATTGTCGTGCACTCAGCGACCAAGTACTTAGGCGGTCACAGTGATGTCATTGCCGGATTTGTCATTGTCAAAGACGCTGAACTCGCAGATAGGCTGCATTTTATTCAAAATTCAGTGGGAGCCGTTGCGGGCCCGTTCGATTCTTTTTTGCTTATCCGCAGCATCAAGACATTGGCGGTGCGCATGGACGCCCATGTAGCCAATGCCGAAAAGCTTGCAGAGGCCTTGCAAAGCAATCCGGCAGTTAAAAAACTCTATTACCCGGGCTTAAAAACTGCACAAGGATACGAAATCCAGAAGCGGCAGGCGAAAAACGGCGGCGCCATAATTTCGTTTGAACTTCAGGGAAATTATGACATAAATAAGTTTTTTAAGGGATTAAAACTGATAGCTCTTGCCGAAAGTTTGGGCGGTGTTGAAAGCCTTGTTTGCCACCCTGCAAGCATGACCCATGCATCTATACCAAAGGAAATTCGAGAAAGGGTCGGTATTACGGACACACTGGTCCGGTTGTCAGTTGGTATTGAACACTACGATGATTTGCATGACGATTTATTTTCTGCAATTGAAGGAGCTCGAATGTGATGGTTTACGATGACATGCAACAGCTTATAGGAAACACGCCTCTTGTACGTCTTCGCCATTCCGGTTTT
This DNA window, taken from [Clostridium] cellulosi, encodes the following:
- a CDS encoding O-acetylhomoserine (thiol)-lyase (High confidence in function and specificity) yields the protein MAEKRTYHFETLQVHAGQEHPDPATDARAVPIYQTSSYVFANSAQAAGRFGLTEPGNIYSRIMNPTSDVFEKRMAALEGGVGALALSSGAAAVTYAIQTIARSGDHIVAANTLYGGTYNLFAHTFKDFGIDVTFVDPDEPRNFENAIRPNTKAIFFETLGNPNSSIVDIRAVADIAHRNGIPVIVDNTFATPYLLRPFEYGADIVVHSATKFIGGHGTSIGGVIVDSGKFDWAASGKFPGLSEPNPSYHGVRFTEAAGNAAYITKARVILLRDTGAALSPFNSFLFLQGLETLSLRVERHVENALKVVDFLKSHPKVERVNHPSLPESPYHKLYQQYFPKGAGSIFTFEIKGGAEEAKAFVDKLKIFSLLANVADVKSLVIHPASTTHSQMTEQELLESGIKPNTIRLSIGTEHIDDLIYDLEQAFES
- a CDS encoding iron-sulfur cluster assembly transcription factor IscR (High confidence in function and specificity) is translated as MKISTRGRYALRMMLDLAMHNDEYSPIKMIAERQGISNKYLEQIITVLSRAGYVKSIRGPQGGYKLARPASEYTVGMILRLIEGSLVPVACMEDNPNQCPRSEFCATLEVWKKIDEAVSNVVDNITLEDLVNIQYKKLQDKAKG
- the metN gene encoding Methionine import ATP-binding protein MetN (High confidence in function and specificity); this translates as MPVDKRDDVTDRYIQISDLHKTFHSHGSSLQVLKGINLTVRKGEIFGIIGFSGAGKSTLARCINRLETPDSGSIKVGGVDILSLSKKELLRERKKIGMIFQTFNLFESKNVYRNIAYPLEISGIPKAEIRRRVLETAELVGLSDKLDAYPGGLSGGQKQRVGIARALVNRPELLLSDEATSALDPQTTLQILDLLKEINRATGITILMITHELDAIRYTCERMAVLEDGKITEVGSVREIFSNPHSRTGALFAQVFTEFQQTMEMENGSGI
- a CDS encoding ABC-type metal ion transport system permease (High confidence in function and specificity) yields the protein MSLLDTPLWEVIKGSFAPEIWVRLAPAILETLYMTALSSAIMLVFGLLLGILLTVTNPDGLVPMKILYAGSGWLINCLRSLPQMIMIILMIPVARLLFGKSYGTNACIIAIAASCIPMYARIVESSLLEISKGKIEAAKSIGSTNFQIIFRVLLPETLPSLIRGFTVAVIAVISMTALAGMFGAGGIGDIAVRFGYQRFQHDVLFASVYVLIILVQLVQWIGNFTSKQILKKRNLI
- a CDS encoding ABC-type metal ion transport system, periplasmic component/surface antigen (High confidence in function and specificity) yields the protein MKKHNAGLVILILSLTLGFITGCSNKGATANTSENSSSDQKKVTIKGIADLVPHSELIKYVTPKLAEQGIIVELVATSADTTTNEKLAKGEIDFNYFQHEPYLQEWNKANGYDLVNAGDIHVEPITAYSDKYSSKEDIPDNAVVAVPNDGTNEYRALRILEENGFIKLNAKTANSLSASVSDIEKYLRPIKIVELDSAQIIPTKDDYDFFITNTNKALEAKITSKRLFSEGSDSPYANIIAVRKEDVNNPAIVALVKALQSEDTRKYIEKTYGGAVIPAKLDK
- the metC gene encoding Cystathionine beta-lyase (High confidence in function and specificity); translation: MAHYKHIESAVIHGGIYGDIATGAVNTPIFQTSTFEQDGLGKLRSKWEYSRTGNPTRAALEALIAELEGGSHGFAFSSGMAAIDAVLHLFKSGDSVIISSNVYGGTYRILDKVFKQYGLRYKIVDTTDLTAVENAFTSDVKAMLLESPANPLLTVTDIAAAAEIARKNGALTIVDNTFMTPYLQRPLELGADIVVHSATKYLGGHSDVIAGFVIVKDAELADRLHFIQNSVGAVAGPFDSFLLIRSIKTLAVRMDAHVANAEKLAEALQSNPAVKKLYYPGLKTAQGYEIQKRQAKNGGAIISFELQGNYDINKFFKGLKLIALAESLGGVESLVCHPASMTHASIPKEIRERVGITDTLVRLSVGIEHYDDLHDDLFSAIEGARM